In Hydrogenovibrio thermophilus, the following are encoded in one genomic region:
- a CDS encoding DegT/DnrJ/EryC1/StrS family aminotransferase, giving the protein MPGFELFDDAEKQQINEVMEKGFTFRYNFDGMRNDVWKARELEGLICDTLKVKHAHLVSSGTNALSTALASAGIGAGDEVIVPPFTFVASVEAIVLAGAIPVFAEIDETLTLSPEGIEAVITPKTKAVNFVHMCGSMGHMDEIKAICDKHDLVLLEDACQATGGTYKGQALGTIGQVGALSFDSVKTISCGEGGAILTNDDTIYTHAHQYSDHGHDHIGADRGAESHPIMGTNYRISEMNAAIGVAQWKKLDRILDIQRKNKQALKNALSQYDEVAFRVIPDEAGDNAGFLSIILPSETRTREVVKALGEAGVPGVFYWYANNWHYFKNWDHIQNMTGPAKLPIELIADRPDYTQVSTPKSDDIMSRTLSMLINLSWSDEDIQMRIDAFAKVFK; this is encoded by the coding sequence ATGCCCGGTTTTGAACTTTTTGATGATGCCGAAAAACAACAGATTAACGAAGTCATGGAGAAAGGATTCACCTTTCGTTACAACTTCGACGGCATGCGTAACGATGTCTGGAAAGCCCGTGAACTGGAAGGCTTGATTTGCGACACTTTGAAAGTCAAACACGCTCACTTGGTGTCCAGCGGCACCAATGCCTTGTCAACCGCACTGGCTTCCGCCGGCATCGGAGCCGGTGATGAAGTCATCGTACCGCCGTTCACCTTCGTCGCCTCAGTGGAAGCCATTGTACTGGCGGGCGCCATTCCGGTGTTTGCGGAAATCGACGAAACCCTGACCTTGTCGCCGGAAGGCATCGAAGCAGTCATCACGCCGAAAACCAAAGCCGTGAACTTCGTCCACATGTGCGGCTCCATGGGCCACATGGACGAAATCAAAGCCATCTGCGATAAACACGACCTGGTTCTGCTGGAAGACGCCTGCCAAGCGACCGGCGGCACCTATAAAGGTCAAGCCCTGGGCACCATCGGCCAAGTCGGCGCCTTGTCCTTTGACTCGGTCAAAACCATTTCCTGCGGCGAAGGCGGCGCCATCCTGACAAATGACGACACCATTTACACCCATGCGCACCAATACTCGGATCATGGGCACGACCACATCGGGGCAGACCGCGGTGCGGAAAGCCACCCGATCATGGGGACCAACTACCGCATCTCCGAGATGAATGCCGCCATCGGTGTGGCGCAATGGAAAAAGCTGGATCGCATTCTTGACATCCAGCGCAAAAACAAACAAGCTTTAAAAAACGCTTTGTCGCAATACGACGAAGTCGCTTTCCGGGTGATCCCGGATGAAGCCGGTGATAACGCAGGATTCTTAAGCATCATCCTGCCATCGGAAACACGTACCCGCGAAGTGGTTAAAGCCTTGGGCGAAGCCGGCGTACCGGGCGTGTTCTATTGGTATGCCAACAACTGGCATTACTTCAAGAACTGGGACCACATCCAAAACATGACGGGCCCAGCCAAACTGCCGATTGAACTAATCGCTGACCGTCCCGACTACACCCAAGTCTCGACGCCAAAATCGGACGACATCATGAGCCGGACACTTTCCATGCTGATCAACCTGTCTTGGTCGGATGAAGACATCCAGATGCGCATTGATGCCTTTGCCAAAGTCTTTAAATAA
- a CDS encoding 3-deoxy-D-manno-octulosonic acid transferase codes for MLYQLLIRLLSPLVFLITVLEATKRHGGWRYFAQRLGLSSPRSSEPGSLWIHCASVGEVKAAEALIWRLQPDENLLVTTNTPTGAQLVENLFHQTVRHHYLPLDYPYAIRRFLNKQRPHALWVVETEIWPNLYRLTHQAGIPIQLVNARLSVKTLNSPAWLKRLYRETLGYVQNIYARNTSEAERFRSLGADADKLHVLGNLKYAGLTSQTDYPNPIKKASSAHSDYVLAASTHAGEEEALVQLWQTLQRPELLVIVPRHPKRRNHILKALTANRSQLAVLSLNEPITTNTRFYLYDKIGALMPLYQHAKLVIMGGGFAPKGGHNVLEPASVKACILTGPDMSDFEEETQELLDYNGLIQLTQLDDLYQALPPLLDDADKRQTMGQAAFDVIQQKSHILDDYLAHLRPANRDK; via the coding sequence ATGCTGTACCAACTTCTGATTCGCCTGCTCAGCCCGCTGGTTTTCCTGATTACGGTCCTGGAAGCCACCAAACGTCACGGTGGCTGGCGTTATTTTGCACAGCGGCTGGGCCTCTCATCACCTCGCTCCTCGGAACCGGGCAGCCTTTGGATTCATTGCGCATCGGTCGGCGAAGTCAAAGCGGCGGAAGCGCTGATTTGGCGCTTACAGCCAGACGAAAACCTGCTCGTCACCACCAATACCCCCACTGGCGCACAATTGGTCGAAAACCTGTTCCATCAAACCGTACGACATCATTATCTTCCACTGGACTATCCTTACGCCATCCGCCGATTTTTAAACAAACAACGACCGCACGCCCTCTGGGTGGTGGAAACCGAAATCTGGCCCAACCTATACCGCCTGACTCACCAGGCAGGCATTCCCATCCAACTGGTTAATGCTCGCCTATCGGTCAAAACCCTCAATAGTCCGGCTTGGCTGAAACGCCTCTATCGTGAAACGCTCGGCTATGTCCAAAATATTTATGCCCGTAATACTTCAGAAGCGGAACGCTTTCGCTCACTGGGTGCCGACGCCGACAAACTCCATGTTCTCGGCAACTTGAAGTACGCCGGATTAACATCGCAAACAGACTACCCCAATCCCATTAAAAAAGCGTCAAGCGCACATTCGGACTATGTGCTCGCCGCTTCCACGCATGCCGGAGAAGAAGAAGCATTGGTCCAACTCTGGCAAACATTACAACGCCCGGAACTGCTGGTCATCGTTCCCAGACACCCGAAGCGCCGCAACCACATTTTAAAAGCACTGACCGCAAACCGGTCACAACTCGCAGTACTGAGTTTAAACGAACCCATCACGACAAACACCCGGTTTTACCTTTACGACAAAATTGGTGCCCTGATGCCGCTCTATCAACATGCCAAACTGGTGATTATGGGCGGAGGCTTCGCCCCCAAAGGCGGACACAATGTACTGGAACCGGCGTCAGTGAAAGCCTGTATTTTGACCGGGCCTGACATGTCGGATTTTGAAGAGGAGACGCAAGAACTTCTCGATTACAACGGCTTAATTCAATTGACCCAACTGGATGATCTATACCAGGCTCTGCCGCCACTATTAGACGACGCCGACAAACGCCAGACAATGGGCCAAGCCGCTTTTGACGTCATTCAACAAAAAAGTCACATTCTCGACGACTATTTAGCCCACCTTCGCCCCGCCAATCGGGACAAATAA
- the kdsB gene encoding 3-deoxy-manno-octulosonate cytidylyltransferase: MKTYVFIPARYGSSRLPGKPLKLINGQPMIQHVFERISKARGIEAVYVATDDERIKTVVEGFGGQVVMTPPEAESGTDRIAQAAKEIGLSDDDLIVNVQGDQPLVNQGSIEAVIAPFKAADYDGSFEMSTLSFKIVNEAEITSPKDVKLVTDVNGFALYFSRATIPHGRDYWDHDSFKHLGVYAYTKRFVDTFNTLPMGRLEDIEKLEQLRALEFGHKIKVVESQWDSPEVDLPGDIEIMEALLNAGH; this comes from the coding sequence ATGAAAACCTATGTTTTTATTCCGGCCCGTTACGGCTCGTCTCGTCTACCCGGCAAGCCATTAAAACTCATTAACGGCCAACCCATGATTCAACACGTTTTCGAGCGTATTTCGAAAGCGCGCGGCATCGAAGCCGTATACGTCGCCACCGATGATGAACGCATCAAAACGGTTGTGGAAGGGTTTGGCGGCCAAGTTGTCATGACGCCACCAGAGGCCGAATCGGGCACGGACCGTATCGCCCAAGCCGCCAAAGAGATCGGGTTAAGCGATGACGACTTGATTGTCAATGTGCAGGGCGACCAACCGCTGGTCAACCAAGGGTCGATTGAAGCGGTCATCGCGCCGTTCAAAGCCGCGGACTACGACGGCTCCTTCGAAATGAGTACTTTGTCTTTCAAAATTGTCAACGAGGCCGAAATCACCAGCCCGAAAGACGTCAAACTCGTCACCGACGTCAATGGGTTTGCACTGTATTTTTCACGCGCCACCATCCCGCATGGTCGCGACTACTGGGACCACGACTCTTTCAAACACCTGGGCGTTTACGCTTACACCAAACGGTTTGTCGATACCTTCAACACCTTACCGATGGGACGTTTGGAGGACATCGAAAAGCTGGAGCAATTACGCGCGCTCGAATTCGGTCATAAAATCAAAGTGGTAGAAAGCCAATGGGATTCACCAGAAGTGGACTTGCCCGGCGATATCGAAATCATGGAAGCTCTGCTCAACGCCGGCCATTAA
- a CDS encoding iron-containing alcohol dehydrogenase family protein: MKHRNFKTVPRMIFGRGSFDQLDDVLMEERQNADDYVVFLVDEVHKDKPLKDRIPNQSHDLVIWLDVTDEPKTTYVDALTEQVQAFGNGKDPVSVVGIGGGSSMDIAKAVALLLTNPGGAVKYQGWDLIQNPAIHHIGIPTISGTGAEASRTTVLTGPDKKLGMNSDYTVFDQIIMDPDLVAGVPKDQWFYTGMDCYIHNVEALNGTYINEFARAFGEKSSDLCDEVFLKDHPEADEKLMMASYMGGQSIAYSQVGACHALSYGLAYVLGYHHGIGNCIVFNVLDDFYPEGVKIFRQMMEKHNINLPTGICQDLSDEQMDKMIQVASGLAPLWDNVYGPNWKEKVTPELLRSLYLKM, translated from the coding sequence ATGAAACATCGCAACTTTAAAACCGTGCCCAGAATGATTTTCGGACGCGGCTCCTTCGATCAACTGGATGACGTTTTGATGGAAGAACGCCAAAATGCCGACGACTATGTGGTTTTTTTGGTGGACGAAGTTCACAAAGACAAACCTCTTAAAGACCGTATCCCGAATCAATCGCATGACCTGGTAATCTGGCTGGACGTCACCGACGAACCGAAAACCACTTATGTCGATGCACTGACCGAACAAGTTCAGGCATTCGGCAACGGTAAAGACCCGGTCAGCGTCGTTGGGATCGGCGGCGGTTCCTCCATGGACATCGCTAAAGCCGTGGCTCTGCTGCTGACAAACCCGGGCGGTGCCGTGAAATACCAAGGTTGGGATTTGATCCAAAACCCGGCCATTCACCACATCGGTATCCCAACCATTTCCGGTACCGGTGCCGAAGCGTCTCGCACCACGGTTTTGACCGGGCCTGACAAAAAACTGGGCATGAACTCCGATTACACGGTTTTCGACCAGATCATCATGGATCCGGACCTGGTCGCCGGCGTACCAAAAGACCAATGGTTCTACACCGGTATGGATTGCTACATCCACAATGTCGAAGCTTTGAACGGCACTTACATCAACGAATTTGCCCGTGCTTTCGGTGAAAAATCATCCGACCTGTGCGACGAAGTGTTCTTGAAGGACCACCCGGAAGCCGACGAAAAATTGATGATGGCTTCCTACATGGGCGGCCAATCCATTGCTTACAGCCAGGTAGGCGCCTGTCACGCCCTGTCTTACGGTTTGGCGTATGTATTGGGCTACCATCACGGAATCGGTAACTGCATCGTCTTCAACGTATTGGACGACTTCTACCCGGAAGGCGTGAAAATCTTCCGCCAAATGATGGAAAAACACAACATCAACTTGCCGACCGGCATTTGTCAGGACCTTTCCGACGAACAAATGGACAAGATGATTCAGGTCGCATCCGGCTTGGCACCGCTTTGGGACAATGTCTACGGCCCGAACTGGAAAGAAAAAGTCACACCGGAATTGTTACGTTCCCTTTACCTGAAAATGTAA
- the purT gene encoding formate-dependent phosphoribosylglycinamide formyltransferase, which yields MLQIGTPFSPTATKILLCGSGELGKEVAIEAQRLGLEVIALDRYENAPAMQVADRSYTLSMLDGDALRAIIETEKPDYIVPEIEAIATDTLAELEAEGYNVVPTAKATQLTMNREGIRRLAAETLSLPTSPYAFADNEADFFAAVEHIGMPCVVKPIMSSSGKGQSVIKTANDIESAWQYAQEGGRAGKGKVIVEGFVDFDYEITLLTIRHKNGTAFCAPIGHHQEDGDYRQSWQPHPMSDTAIAKAEDIATQITDALGGLGLFGVELFIKGDEVIFSEVSPRPHDTGLVTLISQDVSEFALHVRAILGLPIPNIAQHGPSASSVILPTGQSTQTRFSGLENALAEPDTQLRLFGKPEIAGRRRMGVALARAETIEDAIEKAKRAAAAVQVDF from the coding sequence ATGTTACAGATTGGGACACCATTTTCACCGACCGCCACTAAAATTTTGCTCTGCGGATCCGGCGAATTGGGCAAAGAAGTGGCCATTGAAGCCCAGCGTCTCGGCCTGGAAGTCATCGCCTTGGACCGCTATGAAAATGCCCCTGCCATGCAGGTGGCGGACCGCAGCTACACCCTGAGCATGCTGGATGGCGATGCTTTACGCGCCATCATCGAAACGGAAAAACCGGATTACATCGTGCCGGAAATCGAAGCCATCGCCACCGACACCTTGGCGGAGTTGGAAGCGGAAGGCTACAATGTCGTCCCCACGGCCAAAGCCACCCAGTTGACCATGAACCGCGAAGGCATCCGCCGCCTGGCCGCGGAAACGCTTTCCTTGCCGACCAGCCCTTACGCGTTTGCCGATAACGAAGCGGACTTTTTTGCCGCCGTGGAACACATCGGCATGCCGTGCGTGGTGAAGCCGATTATGAGTTCCTCCGGTAAGGGTCAGAGCGTCATCAAAACCGCCAATGACATCGAATCCGCCTGGCAATACGCCCAAGAAGGCGGCCGTGCCGGAAAAGGCAAAGTCATCGTTGAAGGCTTTGTCGACTTCGATTATGAAATCACGCTACTGACCATCCGTCATAAAAATGGCACTGCATTCTGTGCGCCGATTGGCCACCACCAAGAAGATGGCGATTATCGCCAGTCCTGGCAACCGCACCCGATGTCAGACACCGCCATCGCCAAAGCCGAAGACATTGCCACTCAAATCACCGATGCATTAGGGGGACTCGGCTTGTTCGGCGTGGAGCTGTTCATCAAAGGCGATGAGGTCATTTTCAGTGAAGTCTCTCCGCGCCCGCACGATACCGGCTTGGTGACATTGATTTCACAAGACGTTTCCGAGTTTGCCTTGCACGTGCGCGCCATTCTCGGCCTGCCGATTCCCAATATCGCTCAGCACGGACCATCGGCTTCCAGCGTGATTTTGCCGACCGGGCAATCCACCCAAACCCGCTTTTCCGGTCTGGAAAACGCGCTGGCGGAACCGGACACTCAACTGCGCCTGTTCGGCAAACCGGAAATCGCCGGACGCCGCCGCATGGGGGTTGCCCTGGCACGCGCCGAAACCATTGAAGACGCCATCGAAAAAGCCAAACGGGCCGCCGCGGCGGTGCAGGTAGATTTTTAA
- the gmk gene encoding guanylate kinase, with translation MAGTLFIISAPSGAGKTSLVTKLIERDSRIQASISSTTRPIRPGEEDGVNYHFLTTEAFQQKIDDGDFLEHAKVFDNYYGTSRSAVESTLAAEKDVILEIDWQGAQQVRKLIPDAISIFILPPSLKELERRLTGRGTDSQEVIQRRMDDAVSEMQHFDEFDYLVINNNFDIALNELHSIFMATRQRLKRQYAEHANMINELTQQN, from the coding sequence ATGGCTGGCACGCTTTTTATTATCTCCGCACCGTCCGGTGCCGGTAAAACGTCACTGGTAACCAAGCTGATTGAACGAGACAGCCGCATCCAAGCGTCCATTTCCAGCACGACCCGGCCGATTCGTCCCGGCGAAGAAGATGGCGTCAATTACCACTTTCTGACGACCGAAGCCTTCCAACAAAAAATCGACGACGGCGATTTCCTGGAACATGCCAAAGTGTTCGACAATTATTACGGCACGTCCAGAAGCGCGGTCGAGTCGACCTTGGCGGCGGAGAAAGATGTGATTCTGGAAATCGATTGGCAAGGCGCTCAACAAGTGCGAAAATTGATTCCGGACGCCATCAGCATTTTCATCTTGCCGCCCAGCTTGAAAGAACTGGAACGTCGTTTGACCGGCCGCGGAACCGACAGCCAGGAAGTTATCCAGCGCCGAATGGATGATGCCGTCAGCGAAATGCAGCATTTCGACGAATTCGACTATCTGGTGATCAACAACAATTTTGATATCGCCCTCAACGAATTGCACAGTATTTTCATGGCCACCCGCCAGCGTCTGAAGCGACAATATGCGGAACACGCCAATATGATTAACGAATTGACCCAACAAAACTAA
- the aroK gene encoding shikimate kinase AroK, translating to MQNKSIFLVGPMGAGKSTVGRFLAEKLRYEFVDSDHEIEAKTGATIPMIFDIEGESGFRAREAGVIDELTQRPEIVLATGGGAVLMAENRKCLRTRGFVVYLKSSVEALVQRTRHDRNRPLLQTEDPKAVLRQVIEERGPLYEEVADLVIETEQVSVHRVVKQIVDRLQQQQVI from the coding sequence ATGCAAAATAAAAGTATTTTTTTAGTGGGTCCGATGGGTGCGGGCAAGTCGACGGTCGGCCGTTTTCTGGCGGAAAAGCTCCGCTATGAATTCGTCGACAGCGACCATGAAATCGAAGCAAAAACCGGCGCCACCATTCCGATGATTTTTGATATCGAAGGCGAGTCCGGTTTTCGGGCGCGTGAGGCCGGCGTGATTGACGAGTTGACGCAGCGGCCGGAAATCGTGTTGGCGACCGGTGGCGGCGCGGTGCTGATGGCGGAAAACCGCAAGTGTCTTCGGACACGCGGGTTCGTGGTGTATTTGAAATCGTCGGTGGAAGCCTTGGTGCAGCGAACGCGTCACGACCGTAACCGTCCGTTATTGCAAACCGAAGACCCGAAGGCGGTGTTGCGTCAAGTCATCGAGGAGCGTGGCCCCTTGTACGAAGAAGTGGCCGATTTGGTGATTGAAACCGAACAGGTGTCGGTGCATCGCGTGGTGAAACAGATTGTTGACCGCCTTCAGCAACAGCAAGTGATTTAA
- the rpoZ gene encoding DNA-directed RNA polymerase subunit omega, whose product MARVTVEDCLDQVENRFELVILGAKRARQLSNGAEPTLDWDKDKPTVMALRELAENTINKDVVMSDPDTPPYFG is encoded by the coding sequence ATGGCACGCGTTACTGTAGAAGATTGTTTAGATCAAGTTGAAAACCGTTTTGAACTGGTCATTTTAGGCGCCAAACGTGCGCGTCAATTGTCCAACGGCGCCGAGCCGACTTTGGATTGGGACAAAGACAAGCCAACGGTCATGGCCCTGCGCGAATTGGCGGAAAACACCATCAATAAAGACGTGGTTATGTCCGACCCAGATACACCGCCATACTTCGGTTAA
- a CDS encoding D-hexose-6-phosphate mutarotase codes for MQSVEALQQTFSVEGVRFYRQDGLVMVEVRNAAANALLTTHGASVLSFTPLSEATSQQDWLWVSESAVYSGEKPVRGGIPVCWPWFGQADKPGLPAHGFVRNQVWELASVSAVSPTQTKLVLTSASSPDTLALWPHAFELQLTVTIGESLALSLTTHNLSDQPVDITEALHTYFSVSNAPEVVVDGLQGSECFDKLTYAESYFQTAPLKIQPPIDSVFIDQTEPVIIRDPGYNRCIRIEKESAVSSVVWNPGPEIIKGFADMNDQAWPKMLCVEAGNVLQNAVTVAPGSEHTLRMMLTEQAYSAESS; via the coding sequence ATGCAGAGTGTCGAAGCATTGCAACAAACGTTTTCCGTGGAAGGCGTACGCTTTTACCGCCAAGACGGTTTGGTGATGGTGGAAGTGAGGAATGCGGCTGCAAACGCTTTATTGACGACTCACGGCGCCAGTGTGCTGAGCTTCACGCCCTTGTCGGAAGCAACCTCCCAGCAAGATTGGCTTTGGGTGTCGGAGTCCGCGGTTTACAGTGGCGAAAAGCCGGTCCGTGGCGGTATTCCAGTTTGCTGGCCGTGGTTCGGGCAGGCCGATAAACCGGGGTTGCCGGCCCACGGGTTCGTGCGTAACCAAGTCTGGGAGCTGGCATCGGTTTCCGCCGTGTCGCCGACACAAACCAAGCTGGTGCTGACCTCAGCGTCGTCGCCCGACACTTTGGCATTATGGCCGCACGCTTTTGAACTGCAATTGACGGTCACCATCGGGGAGTCTCTGGCATTGTCTTTGACGACGCATAATTTGAGCGATCAACCGGTCGATATTACCGAAGCGCTGCATACTTATTTTTCGGTGTCGAATGCGCCGGAGGTTGTGGTTGACGGGCTACAGGGCAGTGAGTGTTTTGACAAGCTCACTTACGCCGAAAGCTATTTCCAAACCGCACCGCTTAAAATTCAGCCGCCGATTGACTCGGTCTTCATCGATCAGACGGAGCCGGTAATTATTCGGGATCCGGGTTATAACCGCTGCATACGCATTGAAAAAGAATCGGCCGTATCGTCGGTGGTGTGGAATCCGGGGCCGGAAATCATCAAAGGTTTTGCCGACATGAATGACCAGGCCTGGCCGAAAATGCTGTGTGTCGAAGCCGGTAATGTGCTGCAGAATGCCGTGACCGTGGCTCCCGGTTCCGAACACACCTTGCGCATGATGTTGACGGAACAGGCGTATTCGGCCGAGTCGAGTTAA
- the aroB gene encoding 3-dehydroquinate synthase → MKTLTVDLGDRSYPIFIGQGLIDQPELIQPYVTGTQVLIVSNTTVAPLYLERVKQTFSDYDVQTVVLPDGEQYKNLEILNRIFDVAIEHHFDRKCTFVALGGGVIGDMTGFAAAAYQRGVNFIQMPTTLLSQVDSSVGGKTGVNHPQGKNMIGAFHQPECVVIDTDTLNTLEDRELSAGLAEVIKYGLIVDYPFFEWLEQNLPGLLDRKADVLAEAIERSCQNKADIVAKDEKEAGLRALFNLGHTFGHAIEAGMGYGVWLHGEGVSAGMMQAIYLSKLMGDLTQADQDRAAAILSAARLPVLPPSTDDMPNERFLALMAGDKKVQAGKIRLVLLKAIGQAYVTGDYSPALLERTLTEYR, encoded by the coding sequence TTGAAAACTCTTACAGTCGATTTAGGGGATCGCAGTTACCCTATTTTCATCGGTCAAGGCCTGATTGACCAGCCGGAATTGATTCAACCCTATGTGACCGGCACGCAGGTGCTGATTGTCTCCAATACCACGGTGGCGCCGTTGTATTTGGAGCGGGTCAAACAAACCTTTTCCGATTACGATGTGCAAACGGTGGTGTTACCGGACGGCGAGCAGTATAAAAACCTGGAGATTTTGAACCGCATTTTCGACGTTGCCATTGAACATCATTTCGACCGAAAGTGTACCTTTGTCGCCTTGGGCGGCGGGGTCATTGGGGATATGACCGGGTTTGCCGCGGCGGCCTATCAGCGCGGGGTGAATTTCATTCAAATGCCGACGACATTGTTGTCTCAGGTGGACTCTTCGGTCGGCGGTAAAACCGGGGTGAACCACCCACAAGGCAAAAACATGATCGGCGCGTTTCATCAGCCCGAGTGTGTGGTCATCGACACCGATACCTTGAACACCTTGGAAGACCGTGAATTGTCCGCCGGCTTGGCGGAAGTCATCAAGTACGGTCTGATTGTCGATTATCCGTTCTTTGAGTGGTTGGAGCAAAATCTACCAGGCCTGCTGGATCGCAAAGCCGATGTTTTGGCGGAAGCCATCGAACGTTCCTGTCAGAATAAAGCGGACATTGTCGCCAAGGATGAAAAAGAGGCCGGATTGCGGGCGCTGTTTAATTTGGGGCACACGTTCGGCCACGCCATTGAGGCCGGAATGGGCTATGGCGTTTGGCTGCACGGCGAAGGCGTGAGTGCCGGGATGATGCAGGCGATTTACCTGTCCAAGTTGATGGGCGATTTGACCCAGGCCGATCAGGATCGCGCCGCGGCGATTTTAAGTGCCGCGCGTTTGCCGGTGTTGCCGCCGTCCACCGATGACATGCCCAATGAACGCTTTCTGGCATTGATGGCCGGGGATAAAAAAGTCCAGGCCGGCAAGATTCGTTTGGTGTTGCTGAAAGCCATTGGGCAAGCGTATGTCACCGGCGATTATTCGCCGGCGCTTTTGGAAAGAACTCTGACCGAGTACCGTTGA
- a CDS encoding flagellar export chaperone FliS — protein MTTNHNMATEVKAPILQEYNKNPNAESHLADNPSKTILLLLQGVVDKGNLAKVCHQSNALVEKGFHLGRMTTILDALRDRLSLTQNSPLAFDLDELYRYADKSIQEAVFEKDTFYLDSAIEILTEVRDAWLEMMQQSGQVAMDD, from the coding sequence ATGACAACCAACCACAATATGGCGACCGAAGTAAAAGCCCCGATTCTTCAGGAATACAACAAAAACCCAAATGCGGAATCCCACTTGGCGGACAACCCGAGCAAAACCATCCTATTGCTGTTGCAAGGCGTGGTCGATAAAGGCAACCTGGCCAAAGTCTGCCACCAAAGCAATGCTCTGGTTGAAAAAGGGTTCCACCTGGGCCGCATGACCACCATTCTGGACGCCCTGCGTGACCGTTTAAGCTTGACACAAAACAGCCCGTTGGCGTTCGATCTGGATGAACTTTACCGCTATGCGGACAAATCAATCCAAGAAGCGGTTTTTGAAAAAGACACCTTTTATTTGGACAGTGCCATTGAAATTCTGACTGAAGTCCGTGATGCCTGGCTGGAAATGATGCAACAATCCGGTCAAGTCGCGATGGACGACTAA
- the rpoH gene encoding RNA polymerase sigma factor RpoH has translation MTNQLIPFANNLTPGQNLESYLRTVQTIPQLSAEEERTLAEQLYYQQDLEAARQLILSSLRYVVPIARSYKGYGLPLGDIIQEGNIGLMKAVKRFNPAENVRLMTFAVHWVRAEINEYVIRNWRIVKTATTKAQRKLFFKLRSTKKSLEWFGDKDADAVAEELGVTRKDVLEMETRLYGQDMSVDLPSDDDESPAKNYPVLVSPELDPETQLVNESQADYELNQMKQALLSLDERSRDILQQRWLSESKTGLKELSEKYGVSMERIRQIEQQAMKKLRSNMVFG, from the coding sequence ATGACAAATCAACTGATTCCGTTCGCGAATAATCTTACTCCTGGCCAGAACCTTGAAAGCTATTTGAGAACCGTTCAGACCATACCGCAATTGTCGGCTGAGGAAGAAAGAACGCTCGCGGAACAATTGTATTATCAGCAGGACCTGGAAGCGGCTCGCCAGCTGATTCTGTCCTCTCTACGCTATGTGGTGCCGATTGCCCGTTCGTACAAAGGGTACGGCTTGCCGCTGGGTGACATTATTCAAGAAGGCAACATTGGCTTGATGAAAGCGGTGAAACGCTTTAATCCGGCTGAGAATGTCCGCTTAATGACCTTTGCCGTGCATTGGGTACGCGCCGAAATCAATGAATACGTGATTCGTAACTGGCGTATCGTCAAAACCGCCACCACCAAAGCACAGCGCAAACTGTTCTTTAAACTGCGTAGCACGAAAAAATCGTTGGAATGGTTCGGTGATAAAGACGCCGACGCCGTGGCAGAAGAACTCGGCGTGACCCGTAAAGACGTACTGGAAATGGAAACCCGTCTGTATGGGCAGGACATGTCCGTTGATTTGCCGTCCGACGATGACGAGTCACCGGCAAAGAATTATCCGGTACTGGTCAGCCCGGAACTGGATCCGGAAACGCAACTGGTAAACGAATCCCAAGCGGATTATGAGCTGAACCAGATGAAACAAGCGTTGCTGAGCCTGGATGAACGTAGCCGCGACATTCTGCAACAACGCTGGTTAAGCGAAAGCAAAACCGGCCTAAAAGAATTGTCGGAAAAATACGGCGTGTCCATGGAGCGTATTCGCCAAATCGAACAACAGGCAATGAAAAAATTGCGTTCCAATATGGTCTTCGGCTGA